The stretch of DNA CAACGGCGGCCGCCAGTTCCAATACGGAAACAAAGGAAATGTCTATTTCACCGGCGACCAGGAGAAAGTGGACCCCCACGGCGATAATGGTCAGGATGGCCATGGTTTCGACCAGAACCCGGAAATTGGAGGTGGTGAGAAAATGAGGAGTCAAATAATTAAAAAGAATGATTAAACCTATGGTCGCTATAAATAAAACCAGGGTATCGATATGAAAAATCGCCTGTTTGATCGAACGCTTGTCCAATGGATGCCTGCCCCCTCTCCCTGCCTCCTACATATAGGTAATGAGTTCATCCCGATCAATGCCTTGCCCCACTTTGGTTTCAAAAGTAACCTCTCCGTGCTTGATGACGATGATCCGGTCACACAGCCTGAGGGTGTCATCCAGATCGTGGGTCACGAAGATCATAGGATAGTTATGCTTGGAACGCCTCAAAATTTCAAAAAAGACATCGATCGCCTTTTCCGATAGGGCTGAAGTCGGTTCGTCCAAAAGAATAAGCTTTGGTTTGAAATGCATCGCTCTGGTTATGGCCACCGCTTGTCGCTGTCCCCCGGAAAAGTTTGAAATCAGTTCTCTCACGTCAAGGTCAAACCCCAATTCCTTCAGAGATACCCTGCTTTCTTCCCACATTTTCCGATAATCGACAAATCTAAAAAGGCCTCCCCACACCGGCCGGACCGGTTCCTGGCCCAAGAAGAAGTTTTCGGCCATGGTGAGCTGTTCTACCGAAGTCGATTCCTGGTAAACACAAGCAACTCCGGCTTCGGTAGCCTCACGGGGGCTTTCAAAGATTACTTCACGACCCTCTAAGTAGATCTTCCCACTGGAAGGCTTCACGGCCCCCCTGATGATTTTTATCAGAGTGGATTTTCCCGCCCCATTGTCCCCCGCTATACCCAATATTTCCTTTTTTCTCAATTGAAAAGAAATATCATTCAAGGCCCGAACACGGCCATAACTTTTTGCCACATGAGAGCATTCAAGCATGACTGCCCCTTGAGAAGTCTCTTCCGCCGCAGGTTCATCTACCCTGTGAGTTGCCACGCCGTTCACCACCTCTTATTTGGCAATTCGTTCGAGCAACAATTATTTTTCCCCTTCGGAAAAAACAACACAAAAAAACTCTCTGAAGGTTTTCATATTTGCCTCGCTGAGCAGAAAGGTCTCAACTCTCCACCCAAAAACAACCTTGAGGGGTTTATAGATCAGGATCCGATATTATGACTATTTTACGAATGAGTATTAATGAAGGGGGATGGATCCATCCCCCTTCACCGTCATTTACATTATTTGTCTAAAAGATCAAAAACGTCCTGGGGAAGTTCGCCCGAAGCGCCACGCGTCGCTTTTTCGAATCCATCAACGACATTCGCCCGGACTATAGGGTAGACATTGCTGACAAAATACCCATTGCGTACCTCATCTGCCCGGCCCAGCAACCATTTTACAGCCGCTCGAATGGAGTTTTCACCCATTTCTATGCAATCAGCTTCTCCGGCTCCGATAATCGGATGATCTGGATCAGCAATGAACCGGGCACCGGTAATTCCCCCTAGATCTGGTGCAGCGACAATAACCTCGTCTTGCCTCCCCACCGCAATAACCGCTTCTGCCGCACCAGTTGCCGGACCCATCATCCAGGTTGCCCAGATAGCGTCTATCTCTGGATTCGCCCCTAGCATTCCTACCGCCAAATCATAGCTTTGGGCCGGATCAGTGAATCCCGCTTCGGCCACCACTTGAATACCCGGGTATTTTGCAAAGGTTTCCAGGGCCCCCCGTAGACGCATAACATTTGTCCATTGCTCGAGCGCAAAGTATATAATTCCCACCTGACCCTCATAATTCATCGCGTATGCAAGAATTTCCGCCGCGGCCATCCCCTGGCCATACCCATCGGCATCTACTAAACCAATGTAATTATCTTCCCCAAACAATCCACTCGGGGTGGTCCAGTTATGTACTTGCGGCACTCCAGCTTCTCCAAGGGCAACAAAAGAAGGGCCCAAAGTTACAGCTTCCCAAGCCTGGGCGACAACAAAACTTATGGCCTCGGCCTTTCCACTCAAAACAGCGACCTGGTCCATCTGTTCGGAAATAGAAGCAGAACCCATAAAAGCTATCGGTTCTTTGCCCAACTCGGCCAATACTTTGTCCATTCCGAATTTATTCAATATTTCTGTTTCGTCGAGACTTGCCGCTATAAAAAAGTACTCGCCAAACTCCAACTGCCTTGCTTCTTCAATCTCTTCCGGGGTCAATTTCAGGACCTCAGCGCCCATTACGGTCTCACCGTTAGGACCATGTGGTGTAAAAATAGTGGTGGCCAGCTTTTCCTCCAATTCGGTGATCCATTCCAGAGGTATCTCCCGAAACTTCCCTTCATGAGATGCTCCCCAGGCGAATGTGACAAAGAAACCCACAGTTAAAACCACAAAAACCAGCGCTATCCCGATCGCTTGGAAAAAAGACTTACTGTTTTTCATTTAGAAAACCCCTTTCTTTTAGAGTTTGAGAATACACCACTCCTGTCAATCGATTTACCTCTCCAATCATCCCCCCTCTCTAAGGATATTTACTCAACTTTCGCACATCACAATCATGAGTTTTTCCCTCAATCATGAGGACACAAGCCTTCAGAACACTGATATTGAATTCTCCATGAAACACTCAGGCATATAAAATACTGCGGAGAGGATCTGGGCGAACAATTCTCACGTCAAGCGCAAGGCCCCCATGAATCACTATCCTTTGATAAAAAGCTTATCTAAATATTGTCTGCTCTTCTGGGCCGAGGCCTGGGGATCACCCGGATACCCATCGGTCTCGACGGTAATCCATCCGTCATAACCGATTTCCTGGAGCGCTTGAACTATTGGAAAGAAGTCGAGTTGACCTTCTCCCAACGGGACAAAGCCAAAAGGGTTGGCAAGGTAGTCTTTCAAGTGCACATATTTGATGCGGTCGGCATAAGTCTGGATGATGGTTCGGTTATCCGAGCCACCGGCGGCCAGATGGGCGGTATCCGGACACAGATTGATCCGGGTGCATTTCATGGCATTTACGACTTGGTCGGCTAACTCAACACAGGTTCCAAGGTGGGGATGAAAACTCGGGATCAAACCGTATCCTCCGGCAACCTCGCCAACCCTGTCGAGTCCTTGACCGAGCAAGACATAATCATGGTCAGTATTGCCATTCACTCGTTTCGCCCCTCCTCCGACCACCAGGTGTTCGGCTCCAAGTTCTGCCGCCATCTTAGCAGCCCGCTCGATCCGCCAAAGCTCCTCATCGAGGATCTCCGGAAAAATAAAATTTGCCCCAGAGTAAACGGCAATTAAGGCGATCCGAAGTTCGGCAAGGAGATTTTTTAGCGCATGCGCTCCACCGGGAAATTCAAGAAGATTTCCATCAAAGAGCTCGACGCCTGAGTAGCCGGCTGAAGCGACTTCCCGAATGGCCAACTCGGTGTCGCCGTTTGCCACATAAAAAAGATCCTTAATGCTGGTAACACCAACGGGATGCCCAACCACTCCGCGAGAATTGGTTGCGTGACCAAACTTCATTTTATTCCCTCCAATCCCTTCTCTCATTTTATGGCTTTCCAACCCAGACTCCCATGATTGTTCCACATCCATCAGGATGTTGATCCCTCCAGGGATAGCAGCCGCCAGCTCATTGAGTTTGGTCCTCTCAGCCACTCCCCGGACGGACAGTATAGGACCTTGCGTACTTAAGGCAAGAAGAACGGTAAGAACAGCAAGTATACCGGTTATGACGGGGGCCGCGTGTTTACACTATTAATCTTCCCCATGTTAGTGTGAACGATCACACTTGTCAAGCCCCCCAATTAACTGGGCCAAAGACACTACCATCCTTGGTTCTCGGTGGGTCATTGTCTCCTAAACCTTGATTAATGAATTATCAGAGGTTATTGCCATTGTGCTTAGTAAATTGACGATAGATTCTCGCTCCCCGCTTGGCCCCTATGATAGAATGTCGAAAGAATTATTCGTCGCCGGAAGCAATGATCCCTGTATGCCTAAATATCTTTCGTAAAAGGGTTATCCGATGAAAAACCGCCTTCTTGCTTATCTCACGGTGATACTACCGGCAGCCGTGTTCTGGGTAGTCGACGCCTTGGTTGGATCGTTGTTTTTCGTCCCTGGCGCCTTGGTCGAACGCCTCTTTCTTCAGATTCCGCCTGAAGCCATTTTCACCCGGTTGCTGGGTCTGTCTGGCATCGTTTTGATAAGTTTTTTTCTTACTCGGTCGTTCATGCACCAGCGGGATCTCCGGGAGAAATTACGGAAAAACGAAGAGGGAAAAACGACTCTTTTGGACAGCCTGGACGAGAAGGTCATTTATTTGGATAAAGATCAGCACATTCTGTGGATGAACCGAGCCGCCCGGGAACATGCTTCCGGCCTTCTGCCCGGTGACCGCCTGGGACAATGTCATGAATTTTGGCCTCGTCACCAGGAACCCTGTCTCCCCTGTCCGGCTCGGCGGGTTTTTGAAAGCGGCCAACCTCAGACAGACGTAGTGACCACACCGGACGGGAAAATTTGGTCGGTGAGTGGATTTCCTATACTCAAGGAAAAAGGAATCCTGTCCGGTGTCCTGGAAATCTTCACCGAGATCGCCCGGAACAAACAGATGGAAGAGAAACACTTTCTCTCCGAACACCGGTATCGGACCCTGTTCGAAACCATGCCCCTAGGTGTGGTTTGCCAGGACCCCGACGGCCGGTTTATCGCTACTAACCCAGCCGCAGAAAGCATCCTCGGATTGACCCTGGATCAAATGGAAGACCTGAACACCCTAGAGAAATTCTGGAAAGCGGTTCAAGAAAACGGTGCGGAATTCCCCGTTGATGGACACCCATCCACGCAGGCCTTAAGAACCGGCAAGCCGATAAAATACTTCCTCATGGGAGCCAACGGTCATTTGGAAGACCGACGCCGCTGGCTTTTCGCCATTGCCGTCTCACAGTCACTGCCAAACGGGGATAAATCCAGCCAGATCTTCACGATCTTTCACGACCTGACCGAAATCCGGGAGAGAGAAGAACAAATCCGGAAAAGTGAAGAGCGGTTCCGCTCACTGATCCAGAATGCAAATGACTTGATTTTTGCACTTGACGGCAAAGGATTCACTCTGTCGGTCAGTCCCGCCGCGCAAAGAATCCTGGGGTTTCTCCCCGAAGAATTGACCGGGATTTCCTTTTTTTCTCTGCTCCACCCGGAAGATGCTCCGTTATTCAGGGAAGTGTTTTTCCAAAAAATCCGGCTACCTCGGGCGATTTCATCCCTGCCGCCTTACCGCTTCCGCCGGAAAGACGGTGCCTGGGTTTTTCTCGAGACCTTGGTGAATAACCTCCTGACTGAACCCTCTGTCCAGGGAGTCGTGCTCAATTCCCGCGACGTTTCCGACCGGAAGTCCATGGAAGAAGTCTTGCGAAAATCGGAACGGGACAAGGAAACGATCCTGAGCGGCATGTCGGAACTACTTTCGTTCCAGGATCGCGAATTGACCGTCCAGTGGGTGAACCGGGCGACAAGTGAAACCTTGGGCATTCCCGAAAAAGATTTGGTCGGAATGAAATGTTACCGGATGTGGCCCGGCCAGGATGATATCTGTCAGGGCTGTCCGATGATCAAAGCCATCGCCTGCGGTGAAACCTGTGAAGGAGAAGTGACGACCGCCGACGGGAAAACCTGGTATGTCCGGGGAAATCCAGTGTTTGGTGACGATGGCCGGGTTTCCGGAGTGGTGGAATTGCGGCTCGATATCACCGAACGCAAGGAACAAGAGGAAAAGATCCGGTACCTGACCTTCCACGACACCTTGACTGGTCTATATAACCGTCTTTTTTTCGAAGCGGAGCTTTCCCGTCTCGATACCCCCCGTCAACTGCCCATGACGGTGATCATCGGAGATATCAACGGATTGAAGCTGGTCAATGACGCGTTCGGACACGCCGAGGGAGACCGATTGCTTCTGCGGATCTCGGACATCCTCAAACAATCCTGCCGAAGGGAAGACATCCTGGCCCGGTGGGGTGGAGACGAGTTCATCATGCTCCTATCCCAGACCAGCACCACCATCGCCCGGAATATCGTCGAACGAATTCGCGAATCCTGCCGGCATTCGGATCATTTTCCCATCCCGGTCAGTATCGCACTGGGAACGGCAACGAAAAAAACACCGGAAGAATCTATAAAAAAAATCCTGATGCTGGCTGAAGACCGTATGTACAAAAATAAACGGACAGAAAGTCGGAAAACCAGAAAACTCATTTTCAAAGCCTTGGAAAAGACCCTCCGGGAACTCACCCGGGAAAGCGAAGCCTTCGTTCAGCCCCTCCTCTCGATCACACTCGCTCTCGGCCGGACCCTGCAGCTTTCCCAGAAAGAAATGGAAGCATTGGAGTTGCTGGTCTCCTTTCGGAACCTGGGGAAAATCGCCCTTCCACGGGAGACCATGGAAAAGACCACCCCCCTGACCGATAACGAACAGGAAAACCTTCGCAACCATCCGGATATTGGCTATCGTATCGCCCAGTCTATGCCCGAACTCGCTCCCATTGCCGAAGAGATTCTCTCCCACCACGAGTGCTACGACGGAACAGGATACCCGCAAGGACTCAAAGGGGAAGACATTCCCCTGCTTTCCCGTATCATCAAAGTATGCGAAACCTATATCAAACTCCGGTTGGGAATATACAAAGAACCACCGGTGAGCCGGGAGGATGCCCTGGCCGCCATCCAGCAGCGATCGGGCCTTAGCTTTGACCCGTCCATCGTTGACGCTCTTTCCTGGACTCTCGCACAAGGGGATTTTGATCCAGCCGGAGAAAAACGAGAGAGGGAATAACCATGGAGGTGTCTGTCATGAATCTCGATGCGCTCTATACGTTGAACTGTGGTATGTATATCCTCTCTTCGGCCGACAGAGAGAAGAAAAACGGGTTGATCGTGAATGCCTTAGTCCAGGTCACCGCTTTTCCCAACCAGGTCGTCGCCAGCGTGAACAAGGAAAGCCTCACTCACGAATTAATCGACCGGAGTGGCTTCTTCACCGTCTCGGCATTGGAAAAGGAAACGCCTCTTCAGTTGATCGGCGCCTTCGGGTTTTTTTCGGGACGGGATAAGGACAAGTTCGCTTCCGTGCAACATTTCATGGGCAAGACCGGGTTTCCGGTAGTCAGTGAACACACCGTCAGCTATTTGGAGGCGAAGGTCACCGGAAGGTTCGATTCCGGCAGCCACTTCCTTTATCTGGGAGAAATCCTGGAAACTGAATTTCTGAATATCACCCTCGAACCGATGCTTTATACCTATTACCGGGACGTCAAGGGCGGCAAAGTCCCGCGCACTGCCGCCACCTATCGCCCCGAACCGGGAGAAGAAAAACCTGCCGCCCAGCGGTATCGCTGCCTCGTCTGTGGATACATCTATGACGAGCGCTACGGGGATCCGGATTCCGGAATTACCGCCGGTACCGCCTTTGACGATATTCCGGAAGACTGGACCTGCCCGATCTGTGGGGTGGGAAAGGACCAGTTCAGCAAGCTGTAGTTTCGGAATATCCCGGTTACAGTTTCATCTTCTTCAGCCGGAGCGAATTGGTCACAACATTCACAGAGCTCGCGGCCATGGCTATCTCGGCGATCAGGGGA from Atribacteraceae bacterium encodes:
- a CDS encoding ATP-binding cassette domain-containing protein, producing the protein MATHRVDEPAAEETSQGAVMLECSHVAKSYGRVRALNDISFQLRKKEILGIAGDNGAGKSTLIKIIRGAVKPSSGKIYLEGREVIFESPREATEAGVACVYQESTSVEQLTMAENFFLGQEPVRPVWGGLFRFVDYRKMWEESRVSLKELGFDLDVRELISNFSGGQRQAVAITRAMHFKPKLILLDEPTSALSEKAIDVFFEILRRSKHNYPMIFVTHDLDDTLRLCDRIIVIKHGEVTFETKVGQGIDRDELITYM
- a CDS encoding substrate-binding domain-containing protein; this encodes MKNSKSFFQAIGIALVFVVLTVGFFVTFAWGASHEGKFREIPLEWITELEEKLATTIFTPHGPNGETVMGAEVLKLTPEEIEEARQLEFGEYFFIAASLDETEILNKFGMDKVLAELGKEPIAFMGSASISEQMDQVAVLSGKAEAISFVVAQAWEAVTLGPSFVALGEAGVPQVHNWTTPSGLFGEDNYIGLVDADGYGQGMAAAEILAYAMNYEGQVGIIYFALEQWTNVMRLRGALETFAKYPGIQVVAEAGFTDPAQSYDLAVGMLGANPEIDAIWATWMMGPATGAAEAVIAVGRQDEVIVAAPDLGGITGARFIADPDHPIIGAGEADCIEMGENSIRAAVKWLLGRADEVRNGYFVSNVYPIVRANVVDGFEKATRGASGELPQDVFDLLDK
- a CDS encoding sugar phosphate isomerase/epimerase family protein, encoding MKFGHATNSRGVVGHPVGVTSIKDLFYVANGDTELAIREVASAGYSGVELFDGNLLEFPGGAHALKNLLAELRIALIAVYSGANFIFPEILDEELWRIERAAKMAAELGAEHLVVGGGAKRVNGNTDHDYVLLGQGLDRVGEVAGGYGLIPSFHPHLGTCVELADQVVNAMKCTRINLCPDTAHLAAGGSDNRTIIQTYADRIKYVHLKDYLANPFGFVPLGEGQLDFFPIVQALQEIGYDGWITVETDGYPGDPQASAQKSRQYLDKLFIKG
- a CDS encoding PAS domain S-box protein yields the protein MKNRLLAYLTVILPAAVFWVVDALVGSLFFVPGALVERLFLQIPPEAIFTRLLGLSGIVLISFFLTRSFMHQRDLREKLRKNEEGKTTLLDSLDEKVIYLDKDQHILWMNRAAREHASGLLPGDRLGQCHEFWPRHQEPCLPCPARRVFESGQPQTDVVTTPDGKIWSVSGFPILKEKGILSGVLEIFTEIARNKQMEEKHFLSEHRYRTLFETMPLGVVCQDPDGRFIATNPAAESILGLTLDQMEDLNTLEKFWKAVQENGAEFPVDGHPSTQALRTGKPIKYFLMGANGHLEDRRRWLFAIAVSQSLPNGDKSSQIFTIFHDLTEIREREEQIRKSEERFRSLIQNANDLIFALDGKGFTLSVSPAAQRILGFLPEELTGISFFSLLHPEDAPLFREVFFQKIRLPRAISSLPPYRFRRKDGAWVFLETLVNNLLTEPSVQGVVLNSRDVSDRKSMEEVLRKSERDKETILSGMSELLSFQDRELTVQWVNRATSETLGIPEKDLVGMKCYRMWPGQDDICQGCPMIKAIACGETCEGEVTTADGKTWYVRGNPVFGDDGRVSGVVELRLDITERKEQEEKIRYLTFHDTLTGLYNRLFFEAELSRLDTPRQLPMTVIIGDINGLKLVNDAFGHAEGDRLLLRISDILKQSCRREDILARWGGDEFIMLLSQTSTTIARNIVERIRESCRHSDHFPIPVSIALGTATKKTPEESIKKILMLAEDRMYKNKRTESRKTRKLIFKALEKTLRELTRESEAFVQPLLSITLALGRTLQLSQKEMEALELLVSFRNLGKIALPRETMEKTTPLTDNEQENLRNHPDIGYRIAQSMPELAPIAEEILSHHECYDGTGYPQGLKGEDIPLLSRIIKVCETYIKLRLGIYKEPPVSREDALAAIQQRSGLSFDPSIVDALSWTLAQGDFDPAGEKRERE
- a CDS encoding flavin reductase; the protein is MNLDALYTLNCGMYILSSADREKKNGLIVNALVQVTAFPNQVVASVNKESLTHELIDRSGFFTVSALEKETPLQLIGAFGFFSGRDKDKFASVQHFMGKTGFPVVSEHTVSYLEAKVTGRFDSGSHFLYLGEILETEFLNITLEPMLYTYYRDVKGGKVPRTAATYRPEPGEEKPAAQRYRCLVCGYIYDERYGDPDSGITAGTAFDDIPEDWTCPICGVGKDQFSKL